Genomic segment of Canis lupus dingo isolate Sandy chromosome 9, ASM325472v2, whole genome shotgun sequence:
CACTGCGAGAAGCGCTTGCAGGTTAATGGCATGAGCGTCAGTGACCTCCAGAGTTTAGTTTTGAATGGGGTTCCCAGACCGTTTTCTAAGTACTTAATGCACTAACTGGGCTGTTTCTAACTCACTACATGTCTGTATTTTTGTAAGCCTAAGTCCCCTGTCTGGCTTCCTAAGACCATTTGAGTTTGTTATTTTAAGCGGGTATGGGCGGTGCCATTAGGGCTTAGTGAAGCCAGGCGGTCTGCGGAGAATGGCCAGCTCATCACTGCCAGGCTCTGTATTGTCAGTTTGGGATTACAGCCTTTTtaccttacatttttaaaaattgtagcttTAAAACAGTGAATACATTGGAGTTTAATCAAACTTTAAAGCCTCTCTTAAACATACTATGAGAAGAAACAGGTAAGCCACAGACAAGGAGAAACATTTGCAATAGTGTGTCTGAAAAAGGACTTGCATCCAGAACACATGTGACTCAGTGATAAGAAGGCCCAGACTGAGAGTGGGCCCAGGGCCCTGGTGTCGGTGAGTGCCGGTGCTCGGGAGCGGCACTTTCTTGTCATGTGACACACGCGCCCATGCCATGGCCAGCAGTTCTGTGCCCAGGTGTTCACTTGGGAGAGATGAAAGCACGCCCAGGGAAAGAATGTGCAGTGGTGCTTATGGCATTCTCACTTCTCCCCGCCCCAGCTGTAGGCGGCTGGAATGCCAGCCGGTGGGCACGGGGCGGGCTGGTTGAGGTCATAGGCCGGTTACTTACATGTCACTCACACAGCACACCCTTGCTGGGTGGTAAAAACGTTCTGCATCTGGTTGTGGTGATAGCTGCATAACTTCATAAGCTTACTAAAAATCGTTCAAGCGTACAATTAAGATGGGCATATTGTTATGATATGTACGTGATAccttaataaagtttttttttttttttttttttaatcatgttaaaAGAGAAGCATGGagtaaaaggaacaaacaaaccTGGGGCGGGGATCAGGCTTTCAGCTGACCTTCCGCACTTAGACCTAAGTACGCCTGTGCTTTCCTGATAGCACTTTCAAAAATCTCTACAAGTCCGTGGGTGCAAGTGGGAATGATACTAGGCTTTCACAGCTTCCTGACTGCCTGGAATACTAACATGGCTGTGGTGGTTGTTTTACAGGAAAAACATGCAGAGGAACAAACAGGTAGCCATGGGCAGGAAAAAATTTAACATGGACCCTAAAAAGGTGAGTGGAGAGGGTGCTACTGGAGTCCTCGGACTTTAAAAAGGTGAAAGATTTAtatgatctgaagagaaaccagagtattcGGGCTTTAAGATGGGCATCTGCCACGCTCAGATGGAGCCCGGTAGTGCCCGTCACAGCTTCCTGCCCTTCTGTGGAGCACACGTCCCAGTGTCACGTCCTCTGCCCTGGCTCCTCAGCTGGGACTCCCCTAACCCTTCGTGTCCATTGCCGAGTATTTATTAGATACTTGCTGTGtgtccttcctctgccctttcccctcctttctaGAGGTTTCTAGGGTGTGAGTGTCATCGGCATCCTTGATGTCTCTTCTAGGGGATCCAATTCTTAATAGAGAATGACCTGCTGAAGAATACCTGTGAAGACATTGCCCAGTTCTTGTACAAAGGGGAAGGCCTCAATAAAACCGCCATTGGTGACTACCTGGGGGAGAGGTAAGGCCTCGGGAGAAAGGAGTGGGTTGTCAGGAGTTCCGGTGTGCTCCAAGTCCCCAAAGAGAGCGCTGTCCTCGGGCAGCTGGGTTCTGTCCTCAGTTGGTGCTGAGGGGGGCTGTACTGGCGAACAGTGCCTGGTGGGGACCTCGCCATGTATGGAGTCTGTGGGGCTGGGGGACTCGGCTTGGAAAGTGCCTGGCTGGGGCTAGAAGCCTGGAATCTCAGGCTCGGTTTCTgacttccacccccacccccatctttgtttttcttgctaGAGACGAGTTTAATATCCAGGTTCTTCATGCATTTGTGGAGTTACATGAGTTCACTGACCTTAACCTTGTCCAGGCACTACGGTGAGTGTGTTTGGGGATGGTgccctgggaggtgggagaggcacATCTCTGTGCCAGGTCTGTCCTATGTGGCGTTTTGGTGAAGGGAAGTCTCTGGGGGCCCGTGTTGAGCATCCTGAAGTATGTTGTATGTTGAAGGAAAGCGGCCTAAGAGCCTGTGGCCGAGAGGACTGGATGGTTAACGAGAACTGAATAACAATCCCCGTCCTGAAGGCAAATTTCACAAAATTCTTCCTCATGTGTTTTAATAGGAAATTTCATTGGGAAATTGGTTTATgtttaaatttggaaattttttctagttttcagtgtAGAAAACCCTTTAGTCCTCTGCCCTAGAATAGGAATTCAGTAGCTGTTCACTTCATTTTAGGAaagtaaatttacattttttactaaatcttttttcttttttttttaagatttatttgtttgagagtgcaggtacacacacatgcaaaggcaggtgaggggcagaggcagaggaaatgagagtcccaagcagactccgcacttagcatggagccataggcagggctcgatctcatgacacatgagccaaaaccaagagtcagatccaaccaattgagccatccattTCTCCCCATTTTTACAAAATCTTTGGAGACATTGTCCTCTAGTGTCCTGGCTGCTGGGGGGTGTCAACAGCACCATCTTTTGTGTTGCTATTTGGGCAGGTGAAAATAATGCACAATGAGACCTATTGGCCATGGTCCCTCTTTGACTTAAAGGGATCAATTATGAATGCTTTGATAGAAAATCTTTTTCCACCACCTCATCTTATTTTCCAGAGATGAGAGCTCATTAACGTGAGCATTATTTCTATTTCAGTCTTGTATATTAATCTGAAGAGGTGAATCATTCTGTTATACAGGAAAACCTTAATTTTTCACCTTCTCTTAAACACTTTACCTTTGACTAAGAGAACAGTGATATAGAACTGTAGTTTGCACCTGCTAAGAGCTGGAAGCCCAATGCCAGTGGGTCCCCCTTTTGCACTTTCGTATTAAAATCCATGGGAAATGTAACAACCATTCCTGGAGAAGTGAGCGGTGTCCCTGAGCCCCAGCCCAGTAACATACCTGTCCTCACCACTCAGGCAGTTCCTGTGGAGCTTCCGGCTACCGGGAGAGGCCCAGAAGATTGACCGGATGATGGAGGCATTTGCACAGCGCTACTGCCAGTGTAATAATGGGGTGTTCCAGTCCACAGGTAGGGCGGCCGTGTGCCCCACTGATGGCCAGCATTTCCCACGAAAGTCTCTCTCGGCACTAGATAGTTTCCAGAACAACAGGGCCTGGGTTCATGCCAAGAACAGTGATTTAAGTGGTAGTTATAATAGTAAAATGTTGGGAAAGATCCAGAAGTCCAGGGAGTAGGAATAAGggggtgggaatgtaagttgtaGTAGCTGTTAGGCAATGTGCAACTATTAAAAATCCTGTCCTTCATCTCTGTGGCTTACTCGTTTTACAACTAGAATtctgaaaagtacagcataggaggTATAGTCGGTGATATTGTAGTAACGCCGAGTGGTGATGGGTGGTGGGCTCATTTATGGTGGTGAGCACGGAGTAATGTACGAGGTGGTTGAGGCAACAtgtatacacctgaaactaacgtcATATTGTGTGTCTGccatacttcaatttaaaaaaaaatttcgggcagcccgggtggctcagcgatttggcgccgccttcagcccagggcctgatcctggggacctgggatcgagtcccatgacgggctccctgcatggagcctgcttctctctctgcctgtgtctctgtctctgtttctgtctctctgtgtgtgtgtgtgtgtctctcatgaataaataaataaaatcttaaaaaataataaagaattaaaaaaacaaaaaatttgtatttaagacGAGGCTTTATTGACATGAGGAAAATGCTGATAAGGTTAGCAAAAAAGCAGGATCAAAACTATCTTTCTGCTTTGATTCCAGTTGTTAGAGTGTGCATCTGTGAGATGCATTTGTGATGTGCTGCACTAGGCACATTTGTGTAACGAAACAAAATAAGTCATTAGCAGGTAGAGGGTTCATAGGTATTTGGGATGTTCTTTTTTACACATTGTGTCGTTCTCCAGGTTGCCTGCTGCATTCTCCTTTTGCAATCTGAAAAATAATCACCTTTAAGTCTTGAATACTTGATGCACTTATTTGTGGAACTCTTTAGTCAGCAGCAGTCAGTAGTGTGCATTTAGAAGGCATCCCGATGCGTGGATTTGTCTCATCCTTTTGAGAGCATGGCTTTTAGTTTGATTTCATGGGACATTTCTTGGTCCTTCTGGCCAGATGTTTCTGAtcctctttttgcttttctctttagaCACTTGTTACGTCCTCTCATTTGCCATCATCATGTTGAACACCAGCCTGCACAACCCCAATGTCAAGGATAAGCCCACTGTGGAAAGGTTCATCGCCATGAATCGTGGCATCAATGATGGGGGGGACCTGCCCGAGGAGCTGCTCCGGGTGAGCGCACTCTAGCCCAGGTGGTGGTGAACATGGGACAAGAGTGAGACATATGCTCTGCTcgtaaaatttctttaattatataaagTCCATTAAGAAAGTAGTCATGAGGCCCAGCAAGGGAATCAGGAGGGGAAAGTGGTTTATAAGTCTGAAACAAAGTGTGAGAGGAAGTCaggctgctttcttttctttcttaattatcCATTAggcatcttatttattttgtctctgcGAGCTGCCCGAAGGCAGAACTGGTCCTGTTCTTCTGTTCGCAGTGCCTGACAAATCATGGCACATAACCTGtgcttactgaatgaatgaagagaaaggggagggagaagagatgtTTCTAGAACCAGAGACATGCAATGTCGTCTTTTATCCCAGAATCTGTATGAGAGCATAAAAAACGAACCCTTTAAAATCCCAGAAGATGATGGGAATGACCTCACTCACACTTTCTTCAATCCAGACCGGGAAGGCTGGCTATTGAAACTCGGTAAGTAACGCACTCTGGTCAGGGCTCCTGATGCAGAAACAGAAAGGATGCGTGCGTGCACTCGCACATCCACGCGCTGTGGGAAAGTGGGGTTGGTGACAGGAGGCACTATGGAGAGACTCTGGGATGAAGTGCTAGTGTTCTGGTGAGATCCACCTCCATAGTTAGTGCCCCACGGCATATACAGATACTGCTGGGTGCAGACTCACTCTGCATAAACACTGCTCCCATGGGTTCACACTCCACATTTTTACTGTGCAGTTGATTAGCCAGGTTTTATTTCAAGGCAGTTCCCTGAGAACCTGGTCCTGGTCCTTTCTCTGCCCTCTTCGTCCCTGGGAGGGTGGCCAGCCGTGTCCATCTCTCTACTTCCCATCACACAGATTTATATCTGGcgctcccacccccccaccccagtgcatCATCACTTccttctgcatctggctccccacaggcagtATGCATGGCAAACCTGAGCCCTTGGCTGCAATGCGACCCACAGCGCTCTTACTCATTCTCGGGCAGTggttccccaccccacccccaacctccttTCCAATCCAAATCAGCCACTTTGATGATTTtgttcattcagaaaaaaaaaaaaaaatatatatatatatatacatattcctcTTCCCTCGGCCAAAAGTGAGCTTATGTTGCTGAAATTTGTAATCATGCCTTGTATGGAGGTGATAGAGTAACCAAAAGGAACATTCGTGCCCATGTGTGATTATTTCATTACTTATTCCAAAACACAGAGAGCCCCTGGACATAATTGGCACTTTTTTGGCCCTGGGGGGAGAATACGttcctcttttcttctgcctTGGCCTTTTGATGCATGGGTTCCCTAATTACCAGGAGGTGCTCCCCCTCTACCATTTCATCGACTAGTCCTGGTGAAATTAGAAGTCGTTACTCTCTCGGCTGTGACTGACACCCCTGAGAAGTGCTGAAATGGAATCTTAAATTTCTGACCAGTTCAGGTAGCAGTAGGATTTATAATTCCTTTAAAGAGCGTAGCCCAAGACCTTGGGTttctatataattatttcataaattctCCTGAAAGCACCACTTCTCCAATTGGGGCTTTGGCCATCTCTTGAGTTGGCCGACATTTCTCACGTCTCTAAGCCAGTAGAATCTTTGAAGCGAAGGTTCTAAAATGGCCAACCCCAGAGACAGCCGTCCTGCTCCACGCCTTTCCTGCCAAGTGGACCGAGCTAAAAGGAAACCCACTGGAAATCTAAAAAGTACATCCAAGTTTGGATTTACTTCCCCTCCAGTGAAATTTGTTTAAATGCTAATGCTGAGTGTTAGCTTTGACAGCCCAGATGCTAAAATTAGAACAGTGTAGAGATTATCTTGGCTCTTGTACCAGGATGACATGTAAATTCATGAGGCATCCcatagttttaaaaggaaaaaaaaattaacgaAACGTGGGATTTGTTTTGAGGTCATTGCATTACCTTTTCTAAAGCTCCTCCAAAGCCCTAAGTCTTcatattgtgttttcattgtaGCCACTTAGGATCACCCCCGTGTACTTATGTGCTGCAGAAGGCGGGGCTCCCAGCCATCTGcagttgtgtgtgtatgtccaTGTATGCATATGGCCGtaagaatgtgtattcttgtgtgcacacatgtgtacgTATGTATTCATGGGGATATGTGTGTGCATTCTTACACACACCTTAAAAAGTGATAGCCATCTGCAGAGAGACACTAAATTTTCCCCTCTTAGCTCCGGATTCTGGATGTACTAATAAACATTCACTTTGTGAGAATGGATCTGCGGCATATTTGGGGCCAGGTTTTCGGTAGTGCTGCAGATCCCGCCTTCGCCAGGTGGTGCGTGGCGGATGAAACAAGCTCCCCCATTCACACGCCAGACAGTGGCATTCGCCCCGCTAGTGATTTCATGTTTGGCTCCCCCAGGACAGATGTGAATGACTAATACAGTGCACTTTGAGATTAAGGAGTTtggtttaatttctttgttttaattttcttttctccctcatttGTATGTTTCCATGATTTTGGCTCTCCTTTTCCTTGCCCCAAACTCCAGGAGGTATGTAATCCCCCCAACCTGCTCGCTCGCTCTGCCAAGGCCACTGTACTTGCTGCAgcgtttttcttattttgttatttttggttattttgttttttaattgctgGTGGTAGTGTTAATGCTGCTTCTAACTTACTGTACAGTCCCTAGGGAACTGGTCAGGATCAGGGGTTCATGGTTTCCCTTTCAGGGCTAGTGCATCAGACAGCTAGGTACCAGGCCGTGGGATAAACATTACTGACTGCCATGATGTGAGAAAACATACTAAGAGTGGGtttagaaaagcagagaaagtaCTCACTGAATTTTCTCTTGGAATGATTGGCCAGGCATAGTCTATCTGTGTTACATTCAAATTGACACCTGTGATTTCCAGTAATTtctccagaggaggaggaggagaagggaggttTGACTTCTCAGCGATACGTGCTCCTGATACACTCTGATCAGAGAGCACGCCAGGACGAGAAGTAAATGAGACAGCTTGGGACATTTGCCTATGCATGAAACAGGGAAATGGCATCTCCTAAACTCAAAGGATGCCAagtttgggggggaaaaaaaaaaaagacacccagagccccctccccccctggAAGTCCTGGGTATTAGAGGAGGGCGTATGACCTCGACTCCGTATttcatgttctgttttgtttttctccctcctctttttcAATGAATACTGTTAAAAACCCCAAATTGGCCTCTTAGTTATGCCGTTGGGACCTCCCTCCACTTGCTGATTTGGGGGTTAGGTTTTTCCTAGAGGAGCAGCTCCTCAGGTGTGTGCTCCAGCACGCAGAGAGAACAGCCCCAACGCTCAACACAGTCGTTAGCACGTTCTGGGCACCCGTCAGCGCTAGGGAAGACGGCGCCTGGCCTTTGCACCGGGGGTGGGAGGTGTCCTGTGAGTTCCACAGGGACTGTCCTAGGTGCGCGCATTGGTCTGTCTGCTTGTTTCATGTCTGTTTCTTTCAACATGGAAATCCTGCCCTGGGACTGCCGTGATGCCCCTCACGGCAGAGGTCTCTGTGACGCAGCAGGTCGTCAGGGGAAATCATCAAGGTTTTGTAATCAGGGAGGGGATCTTTCCAGCTTCGCTTTTCCTTCTAGATTTCCTTCCACCTTCTTCCTTTTCACATCTGACCCCTCCTCCATGACCTCCTAAGCCccgagggcccctgggtggtccTGTGGGGGGAGCGCATGGGAGTCAGCATGGGTTGAGGTGTCCTGTGTACCGAGCCCTGTGTGGAGATGAAGGCCCAAGAGGTAGAAGAGCCGGTTTCCCAGGCTCTgaagtgggggcgggggtgccttTTTATAACATATTGGCTCCAGTTCTAAATATAttccttgtcttctttcttttcctcgtTTGTTTTGATCCTGCCCAGCCTTTCCCGTTTTCCACATGCATGTCATATTTCcatctgtggtttttttttcttgattcatgCCCTAGGGCCTTAGGGACCAGAGGCACATGCTCCCATAAACTGGCAAATTACTGCTGGAGGGCCAGTCCTGGCTTGATGCTAGCATAGGGCCCCCGGCAGGTGGACACTGTGCGTGTGCTGATAGCAAAGCCCTCCACAACTTGGGTCTGTTTAGAACTGTGGCAATTCATGATCAATCACTTAACCTCCCCGAGACTTTACACCCCACCATCTCCATAACGTCCTATCAGGAAACCCGGTGTGAGCATGTGGGcacggcccggcccggcccctggCAGCACACCCTTGAAAAGCACCCTGCCCTTGGCTCAGCTGCCTGTGGTGAGGGACAAGTGAGGAAGCATGACTCGGGTCATACCAGCTTTGCACCCCATGGGCCTTGTCTTTTGGGAAGGTGAGAGAAGTGATATCCTCTGGAGGTTACATTTTAGGCGGAAGAGCATATACTGTCAGGGCAGAAAGAAGTGCGGACAGAATGGCATGTGTATCATAACATGGGGAGGCCTTTGCATGGTTCAGGAAGCTGCCCCTTGCCCCGGCGTAAGCAGAGCAGGACCAGGTCCAGCTCAGGGCTGTGGAGGGTGCGGGATGCAGCCTCACTAAGACAGCCGGCAGCTGAGCCGCCCTCCCCAGTGCTGTCCTGAGCAGAGCTTCACGGCCCCAGCGTGGTCCTCCCACTGAGACGCTGAGGAGGACGGAGGGGCCCCTTCGGCACTCACGGCTGCCACCGTCCCTCTGGTCTGCGGCCCCTTCCTCTCGCTCATTGTGTTCAGAGCTCCACGTGAGGAGTCCAGGCTTGGAAAGGCTCCCGAGCGCTGCCTCTGTGCACCGTGGGCTCCTCCTGGTGCAGGGACTCCCCCTTGTCTCACCCAGGACTCGGGAAATTTCATTTGCAGGACACTGGCCCGGGGCCTGAAAGCCAGTATAGAATTTCACTATAATCAGGAAGGTTGGGGTAGGAATTTGGGTTCCACTCCCCAGGAAAGCCGTAGATGTGATTGTGAAGGGTTGACACATTGTAGTTCCCCTTTCCTCACTCCTGCCCCCTCTGATGAAGCCCTCCTCCTGTACCCGGGCAGGGTGCCCCAGCAGTGTAgcccctcttccccctctttcttCTGTTGGCCCATTTCCACCACACCGACGGGCTTCCATGGGCGCATCTCCAGCCCAATCAGATTTACATCGCGTGTCCTCATCGCCCGGGTTCCCTCCCCAGCCATGCTCTCATCCCACTCTCCTGAGTTCATCTCCAGGTGCCACCTGACTTGCTTGCTCTGCTTGTACCCACAGACTTTCACTCTGTGAAAGGTGCTTCTGTTTTGGCTCTGTGTCTTGTTACTGATGTAAACTTTGCCATGGTCTCAATGTTCTGGTACCCCTGCCCCTCGCTTCCCCCGCCCTCGAGctttttgagggggggggggtcatGTTACGGAGCCTGCTCCCGTCTGCTTGGCTCCTGTCGGACCCGCATCTCTTTTTGCTCCGTAGGTGGCAGGGTCAAGACTTGGAAAAGACGCTGGTTTATTCTCACTGACAACTGCCTTTACTACTTTGAATATACGACGGTGAGCCTCTGGGTCTGCTGCGGGACTAGGGGGGGCCAGGCCTCTGTTTCTGTCGGACTCCAGTCAGGGGTGGGGAGGTCCCAGAATCGGGGGGCCCTGCAGGTGATGTGGGCAGAGGTGGAAGCCCTGCATGGCACAGGGTGTTAGAGGCGGCGTTTGGAGCCGGGCTGGGAACAGCCAGCCTGGGTCGGTTGCCAAGAAAGGGTTTATAGCCCTTGAAAGGTGCATGAAAATCACAATGTGGAGAATTCCGATTTTCTGGATGCAGGAGAAGCAGCCCCGGGGGTtgaaagaatagaagagaagtaaaatgaaatgagggAAGTTGGGAGTTACTGGAGTTTGAAGTTTTCTCAAACCGTGGAGGTTCTGTTGGTTTTCAGTGGGAACAGAATCACAGCACAGCTTTGTGTTACACGCAAGTCTCTTTCATAAGAACCTgtgagaataaaaatgagaaaataaaacctttttcgAAGCTCCCTCTGCTGTGGCGCCCAGAAAGCCTGGCTGGCCGGGCTCAGACTGGCTGCCCACCTGTCTCTTGATCCCTTGT
This window contains:
- the CYTH1 gene encoding cytohesin-1 isoform X5: MPHATLALAAHQERSQLQRRGPSGSKTTYPHIPERLQGSVGLFPSDLTAEERQELENIRRRKQELLADIQRLKDEIAEVANEIENLGSTEERKNMQRNKQVAMGRKKFNMDPKKGIQFLIENDLLKNTCEDIAQFLYKGEGLNKTAIGDYLGERDEFNIQVLHAFVELHEFTDLNLVQALRQFLWSFRLPGEAQKIDRMMEAFAQRYCQCNNGVFQSTDTCYVLSFAIIMLNTSLHNPNVKDKPTVERFIAMNRGINDGGDLPEELLRNLYESIKNEPFKIPEDDGNDLTHTFFNPDREGWLLKLGGRVKTWKRRWFILTDNCLYYFEYTTDKEPRGIIPLENLSIREVEDSKKPNCFELYIPDNKDQVIKACKTEADGRVVEGNHTVYRISAPTPEEKEEWIKCIK
- the CYTH1 gene encoding cytohesin-1 isoform X3; translated protein: MPHATLALAAHQERSQLQRRGPSGSKTTYPHIPERLQGSVGLFPSDLTAEERQELENIRRRKQELLADIQTVILEVRSYLSHLCIPRNVYYPRLKDEIAEVANEIENLGSTEERKNMQRNKQVAMGRKKFNMDPKKGIQFLIENDLLKNTCEDIAQFLYKGEGLNKTAIGDYLGERDEFNIQVLHAFVELHEFTDLNLVQALRQFLWSFRLPGEAQKIDRMMEAFAQRYCQCNNGVFQSTDTCYVLSFAIIMLNTSLHNPNVKDKPTVERFIAMNRGINDGGDLPEELLRNLYESIKNEPFKIPEDDGNDLTHTFFNPDREGWLLKLGGRVKTWKRRWFILTDNCLYYFEYTTDKEPRGIIPLENLSIREVEDSKKPNCFELYIPDNKDQVIKACKTEADGRVVEGNHTVYRISAPTPEEKEEWIKCIK
- the CYTH1 gene encoding cytohesin-1 isoform X7, coding for MEEDDSYVPSDLTAEERQELENIRRRKQELLADIQRLKDEIAEVANEIENLGSTEERKNMQRNKQVAMGRKKFNMDPKKGIQFLIENDLLKNTCEDIAQFLYKGEGLNKTAIGDYLGERDEFNIQVLHAFVELHEFTDLNLVQALRQFLWSFRLPGEAQKIDRMMEAFAQRYCQCNNGVFQSTDTCYVLSFAIIMLNTSLHNPNVKDKPTVERFIAMNRGINDGGDLPEELLRNLYESIKNEPFKIPEDDGNDLTHTFFNPDREGWLLKLGGGRVKTWKRRWFILTDNCLYYFEYTTDKEPRGIIPLENLSIREVEDSKKPNCFELYIPDNKDQVIKACKTEADGRVVEGNHTVYRISAPTPEEKEEWIKCIKAAISRDPFYEMLAARKKKVSSTKRH
- the CYTH1 gene encoding cytohesin-1 isoform X1, producing the protein MQRNKQVAMGRKKFNMDPKKGIQFLIENDLLKNTCEDIAQFLYKGEGLNKTAIGDYLGERDEFNIQVLHAFVELHEFTDLNLVQALRQFLWSFRLPGEAQKIDRMMEAFAQRYCQCNNGVFQSTDTCYVLSFAIIMLNTSLHNPNVKDKPTVERFIAMNRGINDGGDLPEELLRNLYESIKNEPFKIPEDDGNDLTHTFFNPDREGWLLKLGGRVKTWKRRWFILTDNCLYYFEYTTDKEPRGIIPLENLSIREVEDSKKPNCFELYIPDNKDQVIKACKTEADGRVVEGNHTVYRISAPTPEEKEEWIKCIKAAISRDPFYEMLAARKKKVSSTKRH
- the CYTH1 gene encoding cytohesin-1 isoform X6, yielding MVLKTAEEPVPSDLTAEERQELENIRRRKQELLADIQRLKDEIAEVANEIENLGSTEERKNMQRNKQVAMGRKKFNMDPKKGIQFLIENDLLKNTCEDIAQFLYKGEGLNKTAIGDYLGERDEFNIQVLHAFVELHEFTDLNLVQALRQFLWSFRLPGEAQKIDRMMEAFAQRYCQCNNGVFQSTDTCYVLSFAIIMLNTSLHNPNVKDKPTVERFIAMNRGINDGGDLPEELLRNLYESIKNEPFKIPEDDGNDLTHTFFNPDREGWLLKLGGGRVKTWKRRWFILTDNCLYYFEYTTDKEPRGIIPLENLSIREVEDSKKPNCFELYIPDNKDQVIKACKTEADGRVVEGNHTVYRISAPTPEEKEEWIKCIKAAISRDPFYEMLAARKKKVSSTKRH
- the CYTH1 gene encoding cytohesin-1 isoform X2, producing the protein MPHATLALAAHQERSQLQRRGPSGSKTTYPHIPERLQGSVGLFPSDLTAEERQELENIRRRKQELLADIQRLKDEIAEVANEIENLGSTEERKNMQRNKQVAMGRKKFNMDPKKGIQFLIENDLLKNTCEDIAQFLYKGEGLNKTAIGDYLGERDEFNIQVLHAFVELHEFTDLNLVQALRQFLWSFRLPGEAQKIDRMMEAFAQRYCQCNNGVFQSTDTCYVLSFAIIMLNTSLHNPNVKDKPTVERFIAMNRGINDGGDLPEELLRNLYESIKNEPFKIPEDDGNDLTHTFFNPDREGWLLKLGGRVKTWKRRWFILTDNCLYYFEYTTDKEPRGIIPLENLSIREVEDSKKPNCFELYIPDNKDQVIKACKTEADGRVVEGNHTVYRISAPTPEEKEEWIKCIKAAISRDPFYEMLAARKKKVSSTKRH
- the CYTH1 gene encoding cytohesin-1 isoform X8; protein product: MQRNKQVAMGRKKFNMDPKKGIQFLIENDLLKNTCEDIAQFLYKGEGLNKTAIGDYLGERDEFNIQVLHAFVELHEFTDLNLVQALRQFLWSFRLPGEAQKIDRMMEAFAQRYCQCNNGVFQSTDTCYVLSFAIIMLNTSLHNPNVKDKPTVERFIAMNRGINDGGDLPEELLRNLYESIKNEPFKIPEDDGNDLTHTFFNPDREGWLLKLGGGRVKTWKRRWFILTDNCLYYFEYTTDKEPRGIIPLENLSIREVEDSKKPNCFELYIPDNKDQVIKACKTEADGRVVEGNHTVYRISAPTPEEKEEWIKCIKAAISRDPFYEMLAARKKKVSSTKRH
- the CYTH1 gene encoding cytohesin-1 isoform X4, with the translated sequence MEEDDSYVPSDLTAEERQELENIRRRKQELLADIQTVILEVRSYLSHLCIPRNVYYPRLKDEIAEVANEIENLGSTEERKNMQRNKQVAMGRKKFNMDPKKGIQFLIENDLLKNTCEDIAQFLYKGEGLNKTAIGDYLGERDEFNIQVLHAFVELHEFTDLNLVQALRQFLWSFRLPGEAQKIDRMMEAFAQRYCQCNNGVFQSTDTCYVLSFAIIMLNTSLHNPNVKDKPTVERFIAMNRGINDGGDLPEELLRNLYESIKNEPFKIPEDDGNDLTHTFFNPDREGWLLKLGGGRVKTWKRRWFILTDNCLYYFEYTTDKEPRGIIPLENLSIREVEDSKKPNCFELYIPDNKDQVIKACKTEADGRVVEGNHTVYRISAPTPEEKEEWIKCIKAAISRDPFYEMLAARKKKVSSTKRH